One genomic segment of Coffea arabica cultivar ET-39 chromosome 6e, Coffea Arabica ET-39 HiFi, whole genome shotgun sequence includes these proteins:
- the LOC140009903 gene encoding uncharacterized protein, translated as MSFVHAKCSVDERRDLWSSLLADKPSFLPWCIGGDFNVIVAPHEKRGGRPFAITEGVEFLSFMEEAGVFDVGFSGPNFTWSNNRRSRARISKRLDRFLVNGACLDLSYNISVLHLARHPSDHSPLKLSFVAQSDAKPRPFRFLNVWTTKPQLLEVISQAWNQDVNGSPMRALCSKLLATRKAIQTWNKEHFGNVIDNMRSAEMAVQRAEEVVDQDDSEECQIELKKAQAELRHALSIEEQFWRQKARVKWLRQGDTNSKYFHAIVRQRRAQAMIYRIKKANGVWVDNEADIASEATTYFSKLFSDSLGSSADMLHLIPPMISGEDNVKLEEIPSIEEVFRVLKAMDEESAAGPDGFTGKFFTFAWPVIAQDVYKAVLSFFCGAELPRFITSTSIVLIPKVPNPQDFSQFRPISLCNFFNKLLSRILADRVAEILPKIISPQQTGFVKGRNITENFLLAQEVISGMAKKNRGGNVVMKLDMSKAYDRVAWGHIINVLRRFGFGERFIDMVWRLISNVWFSVIINGSLYGFFKSSRGLRQGDPLSPALFIIGAEVLSRALNNLVMQPRFVGFKVPYGCPSITHLAFADDVLIFANGSSFSLKAIMKVLDDYQRCSGQLINVQKSCYLVHPSVSMARRRLLDRISRFARKSFPVRYLGFPLYIGRCKSSYFGEVCHAILARILSWKSRLLSFGGKIILIKHVLSSIPVHLMSAAVIPSSVLKTIEKACSAFLWGSSPEESKLHWISWPQLCYPVEEGGIGFRRLCDVYIAFSSKLWWKFRTESSLWSTFMKAKYCKCLHPCQVELRPTDSAIWRRMINVSRQVELSILWVAKYGACHFWYDNWLGSGALFLKVPVIPNLTFRNFVSNGHWDLNLLYHTLPKEIAYSISEQMAPEEGSIAEVIWMPTTTGNFSLHSAFGDIRQARPTSMVFASIWHPRIPVKVSFFMMRLLLRRIPTPDKLRKFGFHLPSKCFCCTEASEESIEHLFSNGHIASLLWNYFGGLCGIKFSGSFLRARIVDWWLFSQDSELRRLICRILPSVICWQIWKARNKAMFEGVQMQSSVIRQAIFSEVQSMVGIHFKQLIRLQSFCQLYDWSNAPGGTVVYQGIRWETKETGRYTLNTDGCAKGNPGIGGGGGILRDSTGLPMIGFSTYLGETTCLRAEACALLIGLQICIHKGFGNICVQSDSLVLIGIIQRRTQCPWKIRRYVNQIWQLLDDPSRFMHCYREANTVADALSNVGISHPDKQIEIYDTFSTFPRLPRGAIRLDRIGIPSIRKIRIM; from the coding sequence ATGTCCTTTGTCCATGCTAAATGCTCAGTTGACGAGCGGCGTGACTTATGGTCCTCATTGTTAGCTGATAAGCCTAGTTTTCTTCCTTGGTGTATTGGGGGTGATTTTAATGTTATTGTGGCACCTCATGAAAAAAGGGGAGGTCGTCCATTTGCTATAACAGAAGGAGTGGAATTTCTGTCTTTCATGGAGGAGGCTGGAGTATTTGATGTTGGCTTCTCAGGACCCAATTTTACATGGTCAAACAATCGACGAAGTAGAGCTCGGATTTCAAAGAGGTTAGACAGGTTCTTAGTCAACGGGGCATGTCTGGATCTTTCTTATAACATTTCTGTCCTTCACTTGGCTAGACATCCATCTGACCATTCACCGTTAAAGCTCTCATTTGTTGCTCAATCAGATGCTAAGCCGCGTCCATTTCGATTTTTGAATGTGTGGACGACTAAACCACAACTCTTGGAGGTGATAAGCCAGGCTTGGAATCAAGATGTCAATGGATCTCCGATGCGTGCTCTATGTTCTAAATTATTAGCAACAAGAAAAGCTATTCAGACATGGAACAAAGAACACTTTGGAAACGTGATCGATAATATGCGATCTGCGGAAATGGCGGTGCAACGGGCAGAAGAAGTAGTAGATCAAGATGATTCCGAGGAGTGCCAGATTGAACTCAAAAAGGCTCAGGCGGAGCTGAGACATGCATTatcaattgaagaacaattttgGAGGCAAAAGGCCAGGGTGAAATGGCTTCGACAGGGAGATACCAATTCAAAGTATTTTCATGCGATAGTAAGACAAAGACGGGCTCAAGCTATGATTTATCGTATCAAAAAAGCCAATGGTGTTTGGGTGGACAATGAAGCTGATATAGCAAGTGAAGCAACCACCTATTTCTCTAAACTTTTCTCGGATTCTTTGGGATCATCTGCAGATATGCTACACCTAATTCCACCTATGATTTCGGGAGAGGATAATGTGAAGTTGGAAGAAATCCCTtcaattgaagaggtttttagAGTCCTGAAGGCAATGGATGAAGAAAGTGCTGCTGGCCCAGATGGATTCACgggaaaattttttacttttgcatGGCCAGTCATCGCCCAAGATGTCTACAAGGCGGTACTCAGTTTTTTCTGTGGAGCAGAACTTCCTCGTTTCATCACCTCTACTTCAATTGTTCTAATTCCAAAGGTGCCAAATCCTcaagatttttctcaatttagACCCATCAGCCTATGTAACTTCTTCAACAAGCTATTATCAAGGATCTTGGCAGACAGAGTGGCGGAAATATTGCCAAAAATTATTTCTCCCCAGCAGACAGGATTTGTGAAGGGTCGTAATATAACCGAAAACTTCCTACTTGCACAGGAGGTGATATCGGGTATGGCGAAAAAGAATAGAGGTGGTAATGTGGTTATGAAACTAGACATGTCTAAGGCATATGACAGAGTGGCATGGGGTCATATTATCAATGTTCTGAGAAGGTTCGGTTTTGGTGAGAGATTCATTGATATGGTTTGGCGACTGATTTCTAATGTCTGGTTTTCCGTCATTATAAATGGATCCTTATATGGTTTTTTCAAATCTTCGAGAGGACTCCGTCAGGGTGACCCATTATCACCAGCATTATTTATTATAGGGGCAGAGGTGTTATCTAGAGCACTGAATAATCTTGTCATGCAACCAAGATTTGTGGGTTTCAAAGTTCCATATGGATGCCCGTCTATTACTCACTTGGCATTTGCGGATGATGTTCTTATTTTTGCAAATGGATCCTCATTTTCCCTGAAGGCTATCATGAAAGTGTTAGATGATTATCAAAGATGTTCGGGCCAATTAATAAATGTACAAAAAAGCTGTTATCTAGTTCATCCATCTGTATCAATGGCAAGACGACGGCTGCTTGATCGCATTTCTAGGTTTGCCCGCAAGTCATTTCCAGTACGCTATTTAGGGTTTCCGCTCTACATTGGAAGATGCAAATCATCTTATTTTGGAGAAGTTTGTCACGCAATACTAGCAAGGATTCTGTCTTGGAAATCAAGGTTACTTTCCTTTGGAGGAAAAATTATTCTAATCAAGCATGTATTATCATCAATACCAGTTCACCTAATGTCAGCTGCAGTTATTCCCAGTTCGGTGTTAAAAACTATAGAAAAGGCATGCTCGGCATTCCTGTGGGGATCCTCACCCGAGGAGTCGAAGCTTCATTGGATAAGTTGGCCTCAATTGTGCTATCCAGTTGAGGAAGGGGGAATTGGATTTCGGAGATTATGTGACGTCTACATAGCCTTTTCCTCCAAGTTATGGTGGAAATTCCGAACAGAATCATCACTGTGGTCAACCTTCATGAAAGCAAAGTATTGTAAATGTCTGCATCCTTGTCAGGTAGAACTCAGGCCAACGGATTCGGCAATTTGGCGAAGGATGATCAATGTGAGCAGACAAGTGGAACTCTCAATATTATGGGTGGCCAAATATGGGGCGTGTCATTTTTGGTACGATAACTGGTTGGGGAGTGGTGCATTGTTTCTAAAGGTTCCGGTTATCCCAAATTTGACGTTCCGAAACTTCGTAAGCAACGGCCATTGGGATTTGAACCTTCTTTACCATACATTGCCAAAGGAAATTGCTTATTCCATTTCAGAACAAATGGCCCCAGAAGAAGGAAGTATAGCTGAAGTCATTTGGATGCCCACAACAACTGGAAATTTCTCTCTACACTCAGCTTTTGGGGATATTAGGCAGGCCCGACCCACGTCTATGGTATTTGCTTCCATTTGGCACCCTCGGATACCTGTgaaagtttcatttttcatgaTGAGACTTCTTCTGAGGAGAATACCGACACCGGATAAGCTTCGTaaatttggtttccatttgCCGTCAAAGTGCTTTTGCTGCACTGAGGCTTCTGAGGAGTCTATTGAGCATTTATTCTCCAATGGACACATTGCGTCATTACtttggaattattttggagggttaTGTGGAATAAAATTCTCAGGATCTTTTCTACGAGCACGCATAGTAGATTGGTGGTTGTTTTCACAGGATTCTGAGTTACGAAGGCTTATTTGTCGTATTCTTCCTAGTGTAATTTGCTGGCAGATTTGGAAGGCAAGGAACAAAGCAATGTTTGAGGGTGTCCAGATGCAATCATCAGTCATTCGCCAAGCCATCTTCTCAGAAGTCCAATCCATGGTAGGAATACATTTTAAACAACTGATAAGACTACAATCTTTTTGTCAATTGTATGATTGGTCAAATGCACCTGGAGGTACAGTTGTATATCAAGGTATCCGCTGGGAAACCAAAGAGACAGGGAGGTATACTCTTAACACGGATGGATGTGCTAAGGGTAATCCAGGAATAGGTGGAGGTGGGGGCATACTCCGGGATTCCACTGGATTGCCAATGATTGGTTTTTCGACATATCTGGGAGAAACTACATGTCTCCGTGCAGAGGCTTGTGCTCTTCTTATTGGTCTTCAGATCTGTATACATAAGGGTTTTGGAAACATATGTGTACAATCAGATTCATTGGTTTTAATTGGGATCATTCAACGTCGTACTCAATGTCCGTGGAAAATTCGAAGATACGTCAACCAGATTTGGCAGTTATTAGATGATCCATCTAGATTCATGCACTGCTATCGGGAGGCTAACACAGTTGCTGATGCTTTATCTAATGTGGGTATATCTCATCCAGATAAACAAATTGAGATTTATGACACCTTCAGTACATTCCCAAGGTTGCCTCGTGGGGCAATCCGTTTGGACAGAATAGGGATACCTTCAATTAGAAAAATAAGGATTATGTAA